In Malaya genurostris strain Urasoe2022 unplaced genomic scaffold, Malgen_1.1 HiC_scaffold_41, whole genome shotgun sequence, the genomic stretch atatatatatatatgtgtgtgtgtattttaattgattttcaaatcattttcgtTTCTATTTCAGCCAAGAAAATTCAGAGTTTCTACAACTATATCAAAATCAGCTGCACCAGTCATCAGTGAACGTTGGATATAATAACATTGTCCTCGGTAGTTACAATAAGAGTCAGTATAAAGAAATTAAAAGTGACTCGGTGACCACTACATTAGCAGGTATTTACAACTTTATTAATTGAGAGCATGTGTCTTTCCAATGAATTTATGACTACCATGTAAAACGGAGCATGATGCTTACTATTTCAAATTAATCttttcaaatacattcaaatgattttctcttgtaaatttttctaaatctcaTAGCTATTAATATGCTAACTCGTTacaaactaatggcgtttttgtttttgaatcgcACTACACCAATGTAGCTGAGGTTGCACTAAaatcgttcgtttttgccaatcgaACTACACTAGTGCTAcattttttctgcaccgataccactggtttaGCACTCATTGAAaaatttggtgtagctctgtgcaatggaatcatttattgtagtcaagaattactgtttatgttttcgtcatttgtaTTCGTTTATTCATGTCTTCGTGTAGcattgcaccggtgtagtgcaaattaaaaacgaaaaaaccAGTAGTACCgaaaaagttgaaaatctgATAGATCGTTAATAGTGAATCTTGAAAGAATAAGGGCGCAAATTACTGCTTTAAAAAGTAATAAGAAGCTAGTCGGTGTTATGTTTACCGTTTGATTACTATTCAAGTTAAAGCTATTACTTTATAATCTAACAATAAACGAAATTCTACTATGATGCGCAGCAGAGCATTTGTCTATAATCAGTTTTTCGTTATACATTATGTACGTGTTCAAAGTAACTGCTATTTTAATTTTCAGATGCACCTGGCTTCAGATCAGCCGAGATTGAATTAACAAACAATACGTACAATAATTTGGACAAAGCTTCATCAGTTCCAGACGAAAATAATCTCAACTTTAATCTTGTGAAAAACAGTGCAAAATCTTTATCTAGCAACAATTGCAGTAGTGTTTATAAGAGTGTTAGATCACCGGAAACAACCAGTGGTGAAAATAGCGATTGTCAcataaaatattacaaaaatgaCAATAGCAAATACATATACTCTGCAACAAATAGTAATGTTCCGGAATATCAACATATGCTTAATGAACTGAACGATAACTCAAACAATAGTATACGTAATTCTCCATTGTTCACTGGTTGTAAAGGAATTCAACCTGCGTACTCTTTGATTAATTCAAATAAGCCTTCATTAAACAAAAATACGTTACTGAGTTCTTGTCAGGGATCATTCCATTCTCTCCAAGGTGGACTATGTTTGGAAAATAGTGTCTATTTGCAACAACATGGTAGTAGTCTATCATCAACAAACTGTACAGCGGTTGTCGGTTCACTACAACAACCAAGTAATTTAGCACATTTCCACCAACAGCAACTACCGCAACATCGACAAGGCAACTTGATAACGCCAGCTGAAACATTAAATGGTAGCGGTACTCTAATTCTTACCAGATCAAGGAAAAATAGTAACAGTGACTCATGTAATACTAAAAACAACTTCAACAAACTGAGTTATGACAAAAAATGTTCGACCTCTGGTGCTAATGTTAATATACATAGTAgtaatcgaaacaaaagcaaTAACAATAGTAACACAATAAATAATGGTAGCAGTAGTAGCAGCAATCATCAAAGTGAATCTAATCAATTGAAAAGTATAATTGAACTGAGTTCACAAATTAATGAATTAAACAGTAAAAATATAGAGTTTAATAGACAACTAAGTGCACCTACTGAAAATAACAATCAAAATAACTCGAATTGCTACAGTAACAGCGTGTACAATTTGTACTCAAATCACATTCTGAGCCAACACTATTCCGCATCGTCAAACACAAATAGTTTAAAtcggacaaaaaaaaagagaagctTCAAACTTAATGGAAGGTatgatttttatatatattaacAATAACACGGTGCGACAATGAGAATACGCCTGAAAAATATTAAAGTGCATGCTGTAGCTATAGTCGAAAAAGGCATAAATATAGTTTTATTATACTTGCCTGCGctctaaatttaattaaaaacttggagtaggtaatcgcagagacataaccgcgagattgacgtaagaCTGCATTAGAGATGTGTATAAATAAcaattgatttgataccgtttgatcGTTTAAGATTTGTAATATTAAAAAGGACCATTCGATTTTAAAAGATTGCGTTTATATTTTATTCTCTCTGTAACACTTAACGCGCCTTGGCCGACTGCATGTATGGAGGCATATTCAAGCTTTCACCAATATTTTACAAAGATAAAATAAAACGGTTGGCTACATTTCCTTAATATCTTCAAAATAA encodes the following:
- the LOC131440019 gene encoding serum response factor homolog B-like, yielding QENSEFLQLYQNQLHQSSVNVGYNNIVLGSYNKSQYKEIKSDSVTTTLADAPGFRSAEIELTNNTYNNLDKASSVPDENNLNFNLVKNSAKSLSSNNCSSVYKSVRSPETTSGENSDCHIKYYKNDNSKYIYSATNSNVPEYQHMLNELNDNSNNSIRNSPLFTGCKGIQPAYSLINSNKPSLNKNTLLSSCQGSFHSLQGGLCLENSVYLQQHGSSLSSTNCTAVVGSLQQPSNLAHFHQQQLPQHRQGNLITPAETLNGSGTLILTRSRKNSNSDSCNTKNNFNKLSYDKKCSTSGANVNIHSSNRNKSNNNSNTINNGSSSSSNHQSESNQLKSIIELSSQINELNSKNIEFNRQLSAPTENNNQNNSNCYSNSVYNLYSNHILSQHYSASSNTNSLNRTKKKRSFKLNGRYDFYIY